A genome region from Natronosalvus rutilus includes the following:
- a CDS encoding serine/threonine protein kinase, whose translation MSTGTEVDYRPQTLVSSPTRIDADLEDFEELEPIGSGGNADVTKVAYHGAGPDTLALKQPRMQGTLEMSALEQFLEEAQTWAKLDDHDHIVGVVDWGSESLPWIALEYMDGGSLYERLGDLDPPEGLWVGLCVARAVWHAHRRGIAHLDIKPENVLFATTAEGTWDVPKVTDWGLAKMLLEHSKSVEGLSPQFAAPEQFDSETYGPPDDITDVYAIGAVVYASLVGEPPFTGGAAAVMRNVLYEQPPTPSDHVDDLPQGTDAVLKKALAKKKADRYESVLDLRRDLEILLERALSEETDATTIAESGDSSAAASASTSAQSNQTSSAEPTESPASHLNSGTNHAQSGAQSQTHHSVPQSPDPGSQQARRVNTETAEEIPDYHYYMVGSLIGGLILGGAVGSDIGALITFAGFVVSIYYFNADLKAIKQSPVTEWDPRRWAYFAGVFVYGLSVPLYLYRRYKHV comes from the coding sequence ATGTCGACGGGGACGGAGGTCGATTACCGGCCACAGACGCTGGTTAGTTCACCCACTCGGATCGATGCAGACCTAGAAGACTTTGAGGAACTCGAACCGATTGGGTCGGGGGGAAACGCTGACGTCACAAAAGTCGCCTACCATGGCGCTGGCCCGGATACGCTTGCGTTAAAACAGCCTCGAATGCAGGGGACTCTCGAGATGAGTGCATTGGAGCAGTTTCTCGAGGAAGCCCAAACCTGGGCGAAACTGGATGATCACGATCACATCGTTGGCGTCGTCGATTGGGGATCCGAATCGCTGCCGTGGATTGCTCTCGAGTATATGGACGGGGGAAGTCTCTATGAGCGACTCGGTGACCTCGACCCACCGGAAGGGCTCTGGGTCGGGCTCTGTGTCGCTCGTGCGGTATGGCACGCGCATCGACGAGGAATTGCTCATCTAGATATCAAACCCGAAAACGTGCTGTTCGCAACGACCGCAGAAGGGACGTGGGATGTTCCCAAAGTAACTGATTGGGGACTAGCGAAGATGTTACTCGAGCATTCAAAGAGTGTGGAGGGACTCTCACCACAGTTTGCGGCCCCCGAACAGTTCGATTCGGAAACGTACGGTCCGCCGGACGATATTACCGATGTCTACGCGATTGGCGCTGTCGTGTATGCATCACTGGTCGGTGAACCTCCGTTTACTGGTGGTGCCGCGGCTGTCATGCGGAACGTGCTCTACGAACAACCTCCTACCCCAAGCGATCACGTTGATGACCTTCCACAAGGAACCGACGCCGTCCTGAAGAAAGCGCTTGCAAAAAAGAAAGCAGACCGCTATGAGTCCGTCCTCGACCTCCGACGCGACCTCGAAATCCTCCTCGAGCGAGCACTCTCGGAGGAGACCGACGCGACGACGATTGCAGAAAGCGGTGATTCGTCAGCAGCGGCCTCAGCGTCAACGTCCGCACAGTCGAATCAGACCAGTTCGGCCGAGCCGACAGAGTCACCCGCGAGCCATCTGAACTCTGGAACGAATCACGCCCAATCGGGAGCGCAAAGTCAAACACACCACTCAGTGCCACAATCGCCTGATCCTGGCTCCCAACAGGCACGCCGTGTCAACACCGAGACCGCTGAGGAGATTCCGGATTACCATTACTATATGGTTGGCTCACTCATTGGTGGACTGATTTTAGGAGGGGCAGTTGGTTCTGATATCGGCGCTTTGATTACCTTCGCAGGATTCGTTGTCTCAATCTACTACTTCAATGCCGATTTAAAAGCTATCAAACAAAGTCCTGTTACCGAGTGGGACCCTCGGCGGTGGGCATACTTTGCGGGGGTTTTTGTATACGGCCTCAGCGTCCCCCTCTATCTCTATCGGCGTTACAAACACGTGTGA